The Streptomyces albofaciens JCM 4342 genome has a segment encoding these proteins:
- a CDS encoding SDR family NAD(P)-dependent oxidoreductase: MTGTRKTALIVGASRTLGLGLAAEYLRRGWDVIGTVRGGGRTGLHDLADTAGGRLTVESLEMTAPEQISALRDRPAPRSLDLLFVNAAITRGDIPIGEVPAEMFTEVMLTNALGPMRVVEWLRPLAAPAGTIGVVSSDQGSVSLNTDGGQDLYRAGKSALNQLMRCYAARYAGDPRTLLLMDPGWVRTELGGAEAELSVEESVPGVVETMESHRGKPGLHFVDHQGQVVPW, translated from the coding sequence ATGACCGGCACCCGCAAGACCGCCCTCATCGTCGGGGCCTCCCGGACCCTGGGCCTCGGGCTCGCCGCCGAGTACCTCCGCCGTGGCTGGGACGTCATCGGCACGGTCCGCGGCGGCGGGCGCACCGGACTGCACGACCTCGCCGACACCGCCGGCGGGCGGCTGACCGTCGAGTCGCTGGAGATGACCGCTCCCGAACAGATCTCGGCCCTGCGCGACCGGCCGGCGCCGCGCTCCCTCGACCTGCTCTTCGTCAACGCCGCCATCACGCGGGGCGACATCCCGATCGGCGAGGTCCCGGCGGAGATGTTCACCGAGGTCATGCTCACCAACGCGCTCGGCCCGATGCGCGTCGTGGAGTGGCTGCGCCCGCTGGCGGCGCCGGCCGGGACCATCGGCGTCGTGTCCTCCGACCAGGGGAGCGTCAGCCTGAACACGGACGGCGGGCAGGACCTGTACCGGGCTGGCAAGTCCGCGCTGAACCAGCTGATGCGCTGCTACGCCGCCCGTTACGCCGGTGACCCGCGGACGCTGCTGTTGATGGACCCGGGCTGGGTGCGTACCGAACTGGGCGGTGCCGAGGCGGAGCTCAGCGTGGAGGAGAGCGTCCCCGGGGTGGTGGAGACGATGGAGAGCCACCGGGGGAAGCCCGGCCTCCACTTCGTGGACCACCAGGGGCAGGTCGTGCCCTGGTAG
- a CDS encoding LysR family transcriptional regulator: MDLDLRKLRYFRAVAEHRHFGRAAQELFVAQPVLSRQIRAFEQELGCALFTRSTRSVELTPAGRRLYDEAPRITAVVDTALRRVHEAGRGAQRLVVAFSPGLHVADAIRAFTARHPAVAIDVFPLRWWERDAPLRDGRADVGYLRHPFDDTGLRTVPIGHETKVACLPVTHPLAGRPALTSADLDGEPVLDVRTRRTSSLEEKFELIASGQGIALVPLSVAGSYSRPGLVYLPVTDAPPVGTCLAAPEGNCTGLVRDFLDLATAILRRPANAPQPSSGLRVAGVVAGEVAPPQAEEQHRHDAGQAAADDRRGR; encoded by the coding sequence ATGGATCTGGACCTGCGCAAGCTCCGCTACTTCCGCGCGGTGGCCGAGCACCGGCACTTCGGCCGGGCGGCACAGGAGCTGTTCGTCGCCCAGCCGGTGCTCAGCCGGCAGATCCGCGCGTTCGAACAGGAGCTGGGCTGCGCGCTGTTCACGCGGAGCACGCGCAGCGTCGAACTGACCCCGGCGGGGCGGCGGTTGTACGACGAGGCGCCGCGGATCACCGCGGTGGTGGACACGGCGCTGCGGCGCGTCCACGAGGCCGGGCGGGGCGCACAGCGGCTCGTGGTCGCCTTCTCGCCCGGCCTCCACGTGGCGGACGCGATCCGGGCGTTCACGGCGCGCCACCCGGCGGTCGCGATCGATGTCTTCCCGCTGCGCTGGTGGGAGCGGGACGCGCCGCTGCGCGACGGCCGCGCGGACGTCGGGTACCTCCGGCACCCCTTCGACGACACGGGGCTGCGCACCGTCCCCATCGGCCACGAGACCAAGGTCGCGTGCCTGCCCGTGACGCATCCGCTCGCCGGCCGCCCCGCCCTCACCTCGGCCGATCTCGACGGCGAGCCGGTCCTCGACGTCCGGACGCGGCGGACGTCCTCCCTGGAGGAGAAGTTCGAGCTGATCGCCTCCGGCCAGGGCATCGCGCTCGTCCCCCTCAGCGTCGCGGGCTCGTACTCCCGGCCCGGCCTGGTCTACCTGCCCGTCACCGACGCCCCGCCCGTCGGCACCTGCCTGGCGGCACCCGAGGGCAACTGCACCGGCCTCGTACGGGACTTCCTGGACCTCGCCACCGCGATACTGCGCCGCCCGGCCAACGCACCGCAGCCCTCGTCAGGGCTTCGGGTCGCGGGCGTCGTAGCGGGCGAAGTCGCGCCGCCACAGGCCGAGGAGCAGCACCGCCACGACGCAGGCCAGGCCGCCGCCGACGACCGCCGCGGCAGGTGA
- a CDS encoding MFS transporter encodes MLYCPVTPAISPSTPKSRPPLRARVFADITPLRTSVHYRRLWFGNTVSWVGQQMTALAVSLQVYDLTGSTFAVGAVGLCSLVPLIVFGLYGGAIADTVDRRKLGMYTAVGATVLSVALAAAALLDVRQVWVLYTVVALQAVCFAMNSPARSSMIPRLLPPEQLPAANALNSLTSNLGMMGGPMLGGVFVGLWGYQAAYLIDVVTFTAALYAMWRLPAMRPDHGDEGTPRRPSVLEGLRFLATRPNLRMTFFADLAAMVLAQPRALFPAVAVLWFGGDAKTVGLLVAAPAVGAVLGALFSGWLGTVRRHGLAILVAVVAWGAAVACFGLTRHLWLGLFFLAVAGCADTISMVFRGTMLQAAAPDRMRGRLQGVFIVVVAGGPRLGDFLAGSAADLASPAAAVVGGGLACVVAVLLLGLWRRDFARYDARDPKP; translated from the coding sequence ATGCTTTACTGCCCCGTGACTCCTGCCATATCCCCCTCCACACCGAAGTCCCGTCCACCGCTGCGCGCCCGCGTCTTCGCCGACATCACGCCGCTGCGCACCTCGGTCCACTACCGCCGCCTGTGGTTCGGGAACACCGTCTCCTGGGTCGGCCAGCAGATGACCGCGCTGGCGGTCTCCCTCCAGGTGTACGACCTGACCGGCTCCACCTTCGCCGTCGGCGCGGTGGGCCTGTGCTCGCTGGTGCCGCTGATCGTCTTCGGGCTGTACGGCGGTGCCATCGCCGACACCGTCGACCGCCGCAAACTGGGCATGTACACCGCGGTGGGCGCCACCGTGCTGTCCGTGGCGCTGGCCGCCGCCGCGCTGCTGGACGTGCGGCAGGTCTGGGTGCTCTACACGGTCGTCGCCCTCCAGGCCGTCTGCTTCGCGATGAACTCGCCCGCCCGCTCGTCGATGATCCCGCGCCTGCTGCCGCCCGAGCAGCTGCCCGCCGCCAACGCCCTCAACTCGCTCACCAGCAACCTCGGGATGATGGGCGGGCCGATGCTGGGCGGTGTCTTCGTCGGCCTGTGGGGCTACCAGGCCGCGTACCTGATCGACGTGGTGACCTTCACCGCCGCCCTGTACGCGATGTGGCGGCTGCCCGCCATGCGCCCCGACCACGGTGACGAGGGCACGCCGCGCCGGCCCTCCGTCCTGGAGGGGCTGCGCTTCCTGGCCACCCGGCCGAATCTGCGCATGACCTTCTTCGCCGACCTCGCGGCCATGGTGCTGGCACAGCCCCGCGCGCTGTTCCCCGCCGTCGCCGTGCTCTGGTTCGGCGGTGACGCGAAGACGGTGGGGCTGCTCGTCGCGGCGCCCGCGGTCGGCGCGGTGCTCGGCGCGCTGTTCTCCGGCTGGCTCGGTACGGTCCGCCGGCACGGCCTGGCCATCCTGGTCGCGGTCGTCGCCTGGGGAGCGGCCGTCGCCTGCTTCGGCCTCACCCGTCACCTGTGGCTCGGCCTGTTCTTCCTGGCCGTCGCCGGGTGCGCCGACACCATCTCGATGGTCTTCCGCGGCACCATGCTCCAGGCCGCCGCGCCGGACCGGATGCGCGGCCGCCTCCAGGGCGTCTTCATCGTCGTGGTCGCCGGCGGGCCCCGGCTCGGTGACTTCCTGGCCGGCTCGGCGGCCGACCTCGCCTCACCTGCCGCGGCGGTCGTCGGCGGCGGCCTGGCCTGCGTCGTGGCGGTGCTGCTCCTCGGCCTGTGGCGGCGCGACTTCGCCCGCTACGACGCCCGCGACCCGAAGCCCTGA
- a CDS encoding amidohydrolase family protein, with product MTTAGPGGTGAFDLPPLVDQHCHGVLRGALSAADFESYLTESDRPAAAGTTFFDTQTGFAVRRWCPPLLGLAPHCTPGEYLARRRELGAAETRRLLLGGTGIGTYLVDTGLPGDLTGAHETAEAGGGTGHEIVRLETLAERVAAGVRAAGEEAADASAEVFTAGLADAVRDAARTAVGFKSVAAYRHGLALAPEPPTAADVATAARTWLATGTHRLTDPVLLRHLLWLAIATGRPLQLHTGFGDPDLRLHHSDPALLTDFAHATAGTGTDLVLLHCYPYHRQAGYLAHAFPHVYADVGLSLGHTGPGATAVLAAFLELTPFGKLLFSTDAYGLPELYTVGSAAFRTALEEVLGGWVRSGAWSAADATRVAGLVGAGNARRVYGLSGG from the coding sequence ATGACCACGGCCGGACCGGGCGGCACCGGCGCTTTCGACCTGCCGCCGCTCGTCGACCAGCACTGCCACGGCGTGCTGCGCGGCGCCCTGTCGGCCGCCGACTTCGAGTCGTACCTCACCGAGTCCGACCGGCCCGCGGCCGCGGGCACCACCTTCTTCGACACCCAGACGGGCTTCGCCGTACGCCGCTGGTGCCCGCCGCTGCTCGGCCTCGCACCGCACTGCACACCCGGCGAGTACCTCGCCCGGCGGCGCGAACTGGGCGCGGCCGAGACACGGCGCCTGCTGCTGGGCGGCACCGGCATCGGCACGTACCTGGTCGACACTGGCCTGCCCGGCGACCTCACCGGAGCCCACGAGACGGCCGAGGCGGGCGGCGGCACCGGGCACGAGATCGTCCGCCTGGAGACGCTCGCGGAACGGGTCGCGGCGGGCGTACGGGCGGCGGGGGAGGAGGCCGCGGACGCGTCCGCGGAGGTGTTCACGGCCGGGCTCGCCGACGCCGTACGGGACGCGGCGCGCACCGCCGTCGGCTTCAAGTCCGTCGCCGCCTACCGCCACGGGCTGGCCCTGGCCCCCGAACCGCCCACCGCCGCCGACGTGGCGACCGCCGCCCGCACCTGGCTCGCGACGGGCACCCACCGCCTCACCGACCCGGTCCTCCTGCGCCACCTGCTGTGGCTCGCCATCGCCACCGGCCGCCCCCTCCAGCTGCACACCGGCTTCGGCGACCCCGACCTGCGCCTGCACCACAGCGACCCGGCCCTGCTCACCGACTTCGCCCACGCCACCGCGGGCACCGGCACGGACCTGGTCCTGCTGCACTGCTACCCGTACCACCGCCAGGCCGGCTACCTGGCCCACGCCTTCCCGCACGTGTACGCCGACGTCGGCCTGTCCCTCGGCCACACCGGCCCGGGTGCGACCGCCGTCCTGGCCGCCTTCCTCGAACTGACCCCCTTCGGCAAACTCCTCTTCTCCACCGACGCCTACGGCCTCCCGGAGCTGTACACGGTCGGCAGCGCCGCCTTCCGCACGGCACTGGAGGAGGTGCTCGGCGGCTGGGTGCGCTCCGGCGCCTGGTCGGCGGCGGACGCGACACGGGTCGCGGGGCTGGTGGGGGCGGGCAACGCGCGGCGGGTCTACGGGCTTTCGGGAGGGTGA
- a CDS encoding glutamine synthetase family protein: MGPVPAQQWGDARQTAARLDAEHVRAIALTWVDNAGITRTKTVPTARLAPAVQRGVGMSPVFDVFTSDDAITTSAHLGGPDGDLRLFPDLERLTVLAAQPGWAWAPVDRYDQLGTPHPGCQRQFARRMVERAADAGLTLRMGFETEWVVSRAPVHDRWPAGAADGGRLDGAVGTGEPLEYPCAGPAYGMTRVVELSDYLRDVAEALALQGVEVFQLHPEYAPGQFEVSTAPADPLRAADDLVLVRETVRAVSLRHGLRASFAPSVVAGQVGNGCHLHLSLRRGERSLHRDPDARWSLDPDAVRFLGGILEALPALLAVGCPSPASYLRLAPSMWVGAYQCWGVENREAALRLVIGAPGDPDGGHAEVKPFDAAANPYLAVGTVIAAGLHGLSAGAELPPPVSGDPGALGVRERARRGIVRLPASLTESTDLLARSGTLAEAMGEVLHGAVIAVRRAEAAHFADIGPEEIAAATRWRY, translated from the coding sequence ATGGGACCGGTGCCGGCGCAACAGTGGGGCGACGCCCGCCAGACGGCGGCGCGCCTGGACGCGGAACACGTCCGTGCCATCGCCCTGACCTGGGTGGACAACGCGGGCATCACCCGTACGAAAACCGTGCCGACCGCCCGGCTGGCACCCGCCGTCCAGCGCGGTGTCGGCATGTCACCGGTCTTCGACGTCTTCACCTCCGACGACGCCATCACCACCTCCGCCCACCTCGGCGGCCCCGACGGCGATCTGCGGCTCTTCCCCGACCTGGAGCGGCTCACCGTCCTCGCCGCACAGCCCGGCTGGGCCTGGGCACCGGTCGACCGCTACGACCAGCTCGGCACGCCCCACCCCGGCTGCCAGCGGCAGTTCGCCCGCCGCATGGTGGAACGCGCCGCCGACGCGGGCCTGACCCTGCGGATGGGGTTCGAGACCGAATGGGTCGTCAGCCGGGCGCCGGTGCACGACCGGTGGCCGGCCGGGGCGGCGGACGGCGGGCGCCTCGACGGGGCCGTGGGCACCGGCGAACCCCTGGAGTACCCGTGCGCCGGCCCCGCCTACGGCATGACGCGCGTCGTCGAACTCTCCGACTACCTCCGCGATGTGGCCGAGGCGCTGGCCCTCCAGGGCGTGGAGGTGTTCCAGCTCCACCCCGAGTACGCGCCGGGCCAGTTCGAGGTGTCCACCGCACCGGCCGACCCGCTGCGCGCCGCCGACGACCTGGTGCTCGTCCGCGAGACCGTACGGGCCGTCTCGCTGCGGCACGGCCTGCGCGCCAGTTTCGCGCCCTCGGTCGTCGCCGGTCAGGTCGGCAACGGCTGCCACCTCCACCTCAGCCTGCGCCGCGGTGAACGCAGCCTGCACCGGGACCCGGACGCCCGGTGGAGCCTGGACCCGGACGCCGTACGCTTCCTCGGCGGCATCCTGGAGGCACTGCCCGCCCTGCTCGCCGTCGGCTGCCCCTCGCCCGCCAGTTACCTGCGGCTGGCTCCCTCCATGTGGGTGGGCGCCTACCAGTGCTGGGGCGTGGAGAACCGGGAGGCCGCGCTGCGGCTGGTCATCGGCGCGCCCGGCGACCCGGACGGCGGGCACGCCGAGGTCAAGCCGTTCGACGCCGCCGCCAACCCGTACCTCGCCGTCGGCACGGTGATCGCCGCCGGGCTGCACGGCCTGTCCGCGGGCGCCGAACTGCCGCCGCCGGTCAGCGGCGACCCGGGCGCCCTGGGCGTCCGCGAACGCGCCCGGCGCGGCATCGTCCGCCTGCCCGCCTCGCTCACCGAGTCCACCGACCTGCTGGCCCGCTCCGGCACGCTGGCCGAGGCCATGGGCGAGGTGCTGCACGGCGCGGTGATCGCGGTCCGCCGCGCCGAGGCGGCGCACTTCGCCGACATCGGGCCCGAGGAGATCGCCGCCGCGACCCGCTGGAGGTACTGA
- a CDS encoding SpoIIE family protein phosphatase yields the protein MADRGAKPSAVSVPDDWPAHPDLTLALNGMGGFDWDLDSGRMHMDGSALEVFDLRPEEYDSDPATLACRLPPDEAARLDAVVTRSLKDGSDSYGAYFRVRLRDGAVRWTHTQASIRRDEDGRARRVIGVVRDASQEYAQAAERAQAHARRLRNTGLVERTTAALAHARTVRDVIDVLGDDQALTRLGARNVIVGLVEAGRIRVVHEGQAGSFVPQQEVLRVEDEYPMSEVVRTLTPCFIRSRAEFAERYPALWPHLERMDFGSAAYLPLIAQARPIGVVGLFYRSENPFGVQERNLLLALGSSVAQSLARAMLYDQEHDLAEGLQQAMLPRRIPGIPGAQIAVRYRAARIGRDIGGDWYDVIPLPEGRVAAVIGDVQGHDTHAATVMGQLRIVLRAYAAEGHAPATVMARASAFLGELDTDRFATCTYAEADLTAGTVRLVRAGHVDPLLRHAEGHCRRLEVTGGLPLGIATGFRDLDYPVTTVHLAVGETLVLYTDGLVEQPGADIEEGVRHLARVVRDGPQDVQRLADRLCDLAAERPGDDDMAMLILRRGGEPVAPAAGRLQQHVAPDDPQGLSAARHMIRSAVRAWGARERAEEVELAADELITNALLHTDGAALVTVRMPHGTDRRLRLEVADRSSALPRRRDADEAAMSGRGLLLVDRLADVWGVEPRGTGKCVWCEFDCP from the coding sequence ATGGCTGACCGGGGTGCGAAGCCGTCGGCCGTGTCGGTGCCGGACGACTGGCCGGCCCACCCGGACCTGACCCTGGCCCTGAACGGCATGGGCGGCTTCGACTGGGACCTCGACAGCGGCCGTATGCACATGGACGGCTCCGCTCTTGAGGTCTTCGACCTGCGGCCGGAGGAGTACGACTCCGATCCGGCCACCCTGGCCTGCCGTCTGCCGCCGGACGAGGCGGCCCGCCTGGACGCCGTCGTCACCCGGTCCCTGAAGGACGGCAGCGACTCCTACGGCGCCTACTTCCGCGTCCGGCTGCGGGACGGCGCGGTGCGCTGGACCCACACCCAGGCCAGCATCCGCCGGGACGAGGACGGCCGGGCGCGCCGCGTCATCGGCGTCGTCCGGGACGCCAGCCAGGAGTACGCCCAGGCCGCGGAACGCGCCCAGGCGCACGCGCGCAGACTGCGCAACACCGGCCTGGTGGAGCGCACCACGGCCGCGCTGGCCCACGCCCGCACCGTCCGGGACGTCATCGACGTGCTCGGCGACGACCAGGCGCTGACCCGGCTGGGCGCGCGGAACGTCATCGTCGGCCTGGTCGAGGCGGGCCGCATCCGGGTGGTCCACGAGGGGCAGGCGGGCAGCTTCGTACCGCAGCAGGAGGTGCTGCGGGTCGAGGACGAGTACCCGATGAGCGAGGTGGTGCGCACCCTCACGCCCTGCTTCATCCGCTCCCGCGCCGAGTTCGCCGAGCGCTACCCCGCGCTCTGGCCGCACCTCGAACGGATGGACTTCGGCTCCGCCGCGTATCTGCCGCTCATCGCGCAGGCCCGGCCGATCGGCGTGGTGGGGCTGTTCTACCGCTCGGAGAACCCGTTCGGCGTACAGGAGCGCAATCTCCTGCTCGCGCTCGGCTCCAGCGTCGCGCAGAGCCTGGCCCGCGCCATGCTCTACGACCAGGAGCACGACCTCGCCGAGGGCCTCCAGCAGGCCATGCTGCCGCGCCGCATCCCCGGCATCCCCGGCGCCCAGATCGCCGTCCGCTACCGCGCCGCCCGCATCGGCCGGGACATCGGCGGCGACTGGTACGACGTGATCCCGCTGCCCGAGGGCCGGGTCGCCGCCGTGATCGGGGACGTCCAGGGGCACGACACCCACGCCGCGACCGTCATGGGCCAGCTGCGCATCGTGCTGCGCGCCTACGCCGCCGAGGGCCACGCCCCCGCCACCGTCATGGCCCGCGCCTCCGCCTTCCTCGGCGAACTGGACACCGACCGCTTCGCCACCTGCACCTACGCGGAGGCCGACCTGACCGCCGGCACGGTGCGGCTGGTGCGCGCCGGACACGTGGACCCGCTGCTGCGGCACGCCGAGGGCCACTGCCGCCGCCTGGAGGTGACCGGCGGCCTCCCGCTCGGCATCGCGACCGGCTTCCGGGACCTGGACTACCCCGTCACCACCGTCCACCTGGCCGTCGGCGAGACCCTCGTCCTGTACACCGACGGGCTGGTGGAACAGCCCGGTGCCGACATCGAGGAGGGCGTGCGGCACCTGGCCAGAGTGGTCCGCGACGGCCCGCAGGACGTACAGCGGCTGGCCGACCGGCTGTGCGACCTGGCGGCCGAGCGGCCCGGCGACGACGACATGGCGATGCTGATCCTGCGGCGCGGCGGCGAGCCCGTCGCACCGGCGGCCGGCCGGCTCCAGCAGCACGTCGCACCCGACGACCCCCAGGGGCTGTCCGCCGCCCGCCACATGATCCGCTCCGCGGTACGGGCCTGGGGCGCCCGGGAGCGCGCCGAGGAGGTCGAGCTGGCCGCCGACGAACTGATCACCAACGCGCTCCTGCACACCGACGGCGCGGCGCTGGTGACCGTACGGATGCCGCACGGCACCGACCGGCGACTGCGGCTGGAGGTGGCCGACCGCTCCAGCGCGCTGCCCCGGCGCCGCGACGCCGACGAGGCCGCGATGTCCGGCCGCGGGCTGCTCCTGGTGGACCGGCTGGCGGATGTATGGGGTGTGGAGCCGCGCGGCACCGGAAAGTGCGTATGGTGCGAGTTCGACTGTCCGTGA
- a CDS encoding TetR/AcrR family transcriptional regulator, which translates to MTEDPGTRIADDGDVADRVKQVVERLGCSRREFARRIVMDPSKLSRSLGGTRRFTLAEIVRVADIGGVDVAWLLGSPAGSPAPARGREPAAVPEGGRPLQIVRETVRLIAEHGFHAVRVADIAAACGTSTAAVHYHFPGRDELLEAAVRWCMDEDTARRAAGLAEAPDARAELLHLIALQTPRTAQQRRQWLVWLDLWAQAARSTAVGRLHEHYYRQWRTTVADVLRRGVEQGVFRPVDPESTALRLTALIDGLATQVLATAPDSTTPDSMHAALLAFVEGELTPVDP; encoded by the coding sequence ATGACCGAAGACCCCGGCACCCGGATCGCCGACGACGGCGACGTGGCCGACCGCGTGAAGCAGGTGGTCGAGCGCCTCGGGTGCAGCCGCCGCGAGTTCGCCCGGCGGATCGTGATGGACCCCTCCAAGCTGTCCCGGTCGCTGGGCGGCACCCGGCGCTTCACCCTCGCCGAGATCGTGCGCGTCGCGGACATCGGCGGCGTGGACGTGGCGTGGCTGCTCGGCTCGCCCGCCGGGTCCCCGGCACCGGCGCGCGGCCGGGAGCCGGCCGCGGTGCCCGAGGGCGGCCGCCCGCTGCAGATCGTCCGGGAGACCGTCCGGCTGATCGCCGAGCACGGCTTCCACGCCGTACGGGTCGCCGACATCGCCGCCGCCTGCGGCACCAGCACGGCCGCCGTGCACTACCACTTCCCCGGCCGCGACGAACTGCTGGAAGCGGCCGTGCGCTGGTGCATGGACGAGGACACCGCGCGGCGTGCGGCGGGTCTGGCCGAAGCGCCCGACGCGCGCGCCGAACTGCTGCACCTGATCGCGCTCCAGACGCCGCGCACCGCACAGCAGCGGCGCCAGTGGCTGGTCTGGCTCGACCTGTGGGCGCAGGCCGCCCGCTCCACCGCCGTCGGACGACTGCACGAGCACTACTACCGGCAGTGGCGGACCACCGTCGCCGATGTGCTGCGCCGGGGCGTCGAGCAGGGCGTCTTCCGTCCCGTGGACCCCGAGTCCACCGCGCTGCGGCTGACCGCGCTCATCGACGGCCTGGCCACCCAGGTGCTCGCCACCGCGCCGGACAGCACCACCCCCGACAGCATGCACGCGGCACTGCTCGCCTTCGTCGAGGGCGAACTGACGCCCGTGGACCCGTAG
- a CDS encoding 3-keto-5-aminohexanoate cleavage protein yields MNNEVIITCALTGAGDTVRRSPHVPVTPEQIARSAVEAASAGAAVVHIHVRDPETGAPSRDPRLYAEVVGRIKETGTDVVVNLTAGMGGDLVVDPDEPLRHLPGTDLVGGLERLPHVEELLPDICTLDCGSLNFGDGSSLYVSTPDMLRAGARRIQELGVRPELEIFDTGQLWFAKQLLAEGLLDDPAVFQLCMGIPWGAPADPGVLQSMVAMLPEGAQWASFALGRMQMPWVAQSILLGGNVRVGLEDNLYLSKGVQATNGQLVERAVQITELLGASVATPDQARARLGLRPRG; encoded by the coding sequence GTGAACAACGAGGTCATCATCACCTGCGCGCTGACCGGCGCCGGCGACACCGTGCGCCGCTCCCCGCACGTGCCCGTCACCCCCGAGCAGATAGCGCGATCCGCCGTCGAGGCGGCCTCGGCCGGGGCCGCCGTCGTGCACATCCACGTACGCGACCCGGAGACCGGCGCCCCGTCCCGCGACCCCCGTCTGTACGCCGAGGTGGTCGGGCGGATCAAGGAGACCGGCACCGACGTCGTCGTCAACCTGACCGCCGGGATGGGCGGCGACCTCGTCGTCGACCCGGACGAGCCGCTGCGGCACCTGCCCGGCACGGACCTGGTCGGCGGCCTGGAGCGGCTGCCGCACGTCGAGGAACTGCTGCCCGACATCTGCACCCTGGACTGCGGCTCCCTGAACTTCGGCGACGGCTCCAGCCTGTACGTGTCCACCCCGGACATGCTGCGCGCGGGCGCCCGGCGCATCCAGGAGCTGGGCGTCCGGCCGGAGCTGGAGATCTTCGACACCGGGCAGCTGTGGTTCGCCAAGCAGCTGCTCGCCGAGGGGCTGCTCGACGACCCGGCCGTCTTCCAGCTGTGCATGGGCATCCCGTGGGGCGCGCCGGCCGACCCGGGCGTGCTCCAGTCGATGGTCGCGATGCTCCCGGAGGGCGCGCAGTGGGCCAGCTTCGCGCTCGGCCGGATGCAGATGCCGTGGGTCGCGCAGTCCATCCTGCTCGGCGGCAACGTACGGGTGGGCCTGGAGGACAACCTGTATCTGAGCAAGGGCGTCCAGGCCACCAACGGGCAGCTGGTCGAACGCGCCGTGCAAATCACGGAGTTGCTGGGCGCGAGCGTCGCCACCCCGGACCAGGCCCGCGCGCGCCTCGGCCTGAGGCCGCGCGGCTGA
- a CDS encoding 3-hydroxyacyl-CoA dehydrogenase NAD-binding domain-containing protein, translating into MSPTPPSSVRRVACIGAGVIGGGWVAHFLARGYDVTAWDPAPDAEDKLRRLVTAAWPALEQLGPAEGASADRLTMAPTLAEAVAGAEFVQESAPEQLELKRDLLAQLDAATPPGVVIASSTSGYPMTEMQTTAATPGRLVVGHPFNPPYLIPLVEVVGGERTDRAAVEWAAEFYGAAGKSVITMDRELPGFIANRLQEALWREALHMVANGEATVEDIDASITEGPGLRWAFMGPMLTFALAGGEGGMAHMLDHFGPSLKSPWTRLEAPELDRALRDAVVDGCERAAGGRTYAQLVAERDQGVIDVLRATGRLDGPAR; encoded by the coding sequence GTGTCCCCCACCCCTCCCTCCTCCGTACGCCGCGTGGCGTGCATCGGCGCCGGCGTCATAGGCGGCGGCTGGGTCGCCCACTTCCTCGCGCGCGGTTACGACGTGACCGCCTGGGACCCGGCGCCGGACGCCGAGGACAAGCTGCGCCGCCTGGTCACGGCCGCCTGGCCCGCCCTGGAGCAGCTCGGCCCGGCCGAGGGCGCCTCCGCCGACCGTCTGACCATGGCGCCGACCCTCGCCGAGGCCGTCGCCGGCGCCGAGTTCGTCCAGGAGAGCGCCCCCGAGCAGCTGGAGCTCAAGCGCGACCTGCTCGCCCAACTGGACGCGGCCACCCCGCCCGGCGTGGTCATCGCCTCGTCCACCTCCGGCTATCCGATGACCGAGATGCAGACCACGGCCGCCACGCCGGGCCGCCTGGTGGTCGGGCACCCGTTCAACCCGCCGTATCTGATCCCGCTGGTCGAGGTCGTCGGCGGCGAGCGGACCGACCGCGCGGCGGTCGAGTGGGCGGCCGAGTTCTACGGCGCGGCGGGCAAGTCCGTGATCACCATGGACCGCGAGCTGCCCGGCTTCATCGCCAACCGGCTCCAGGAGGCCCTGTGGCGCGAGGCGCTGCACATGGTCGCCAACGGCGAGGCCACGGTCGAGGACATCGACGCCTCGATCACCGAGGGGCCGGGGCTGCGCTGGGCGTTCATGGGCCCGATGCTGACGTTCGCGCTGGCCGGCGGCGAGGGCGGGATGGCCCACATGCTCGACCACTTCGGCCCGTCGCTGAAGTCCCCCTGGACCCGGCTGGAAGCGCCGGAGCTGGACCGGGCACTGCGGGACGCGGTGGTCGACGGCTGCGAGCGGGCCGCGGGCGGCCGTACGTACGCGCAGCTGGTCGCCGAGCGCGACCAGGGCGTCATCGACGTGCTGCGCGCGACCGGCCGTCTGGACGGGCCCGCCCGGTGA